Proteins from one Gimesia maris genomic window:
- a CDS encoding GNAT family N-acetyltransferase — translation MMMQIRFENSSDQTEIRTINEAAFGQPAEADLVDRLRAGCPEQLSLVAIREDQQLIGHILFTPAVIDYTDGSHIKGWGLAPLAVLPEFQKQRVGSQLVQAGLQELENRNQPFVIVLGHPEYYLHFGFEPAWQYGLTCDFTGENRDAFMIHFPGNDCFQKKPGRALYHPVFYLP, via the coding sequence ATGATGATGCAGATTCGCTTTGAAAATTCATCGGACCAAACTGAAATCAGAACAATCAATGAAGCAGCCTTTGGTCAACCTGCGGAAGCAGACCTGGTGGACCGCTTGAGAGCGGGCTGTCCGGAACAACTTTCCCTGGTTGCGATCCGAGAGGATCAGCAACTGATTGGTCACATTCTGTTTACGCCGGCTGTGATCGACTATACGGACGGTTCCCATATCAAAGGTTGGGGGCTGGCCCCACTGGCCGTTTTGCCTGAATTTCAAAAGCAGAGAGTCGGGTCTCAATTAGTGCAGGCAGGACTGCAGGAGCTTGAGAATCGGAATCAGCCGTTTGTGATCGTACTGGGGCATCCGGAATATTACCTCCATTTTGGTTTTGAACCCGCATGGCAGTACGGACTTACATGTGACTTTACGGGTGAAAACCGGGATGCTTTCATGATCCATTTTCCGGGAAATGATTGTTTTCAGAAGAAACCGGGAAGAGCCCTGTATCATCCGGTTTTTTACTTGCCTTAA
- a CDS encoding ABC transporter permease: MSGILRLTIRYLLYNKLKTITLVLCVSLAILLPVLLQFGVTQFERDLMARANATPLVAGMKGSRFDLALQSMYFSQAELELTTMQEVETIQETGYALPIPLAVRFTAQGAPIVGTTMDYFEFRKLRIADGTSLQRLGDCVIGSNVAKRLQLKSGDRLMSDPLNVFDLSGNYPLKMQVVGVLDQAYSPDDDAVFVDLKTEWIISGIGHGHQSINAETDQDLVLNKQGQSIIANAAVPQFNEVTEDNLASFHFHGEIESFPVTSMILIPTDPKSEVLLLGMYDTKESAIQLIRPVEIVNELLQLVFRVKQLFDANTLLVSISVGLLLALVFILSLRLRQRERRTMFQLGCSRLTIWKLQLTELCFILAASLMIVSILTAVLRVYIHQLMRMWFI, translated from the coding sequence ATGAGTGGAATTCTCCGACTGACAATCCGCTATCTGCTCTATAATAAATTGAAGACGATTACGCTGGTTCTATGCGTCTCGCTGGCCATTTTATTGCCTGTGCTGCTGCAGTTTGGAGTAACACAGTTCGAGCGGGATCTGATGGCCCGTGCCAACGCCACTCCACTGGTAGCCGGAATGAAGGGGAGTCGCTTTGACCTGGCATTACAGAGTATGTATTTCAGTCAGGCGGAGCTGGAATTAACTACTATGCAGGAAGTCGAAACCATACAGGAAACTGGCTACGCGCTACCCATTCCTCTAGCGGTACGTTTCACTGCTCAAGGCGCGCCGATTGTGGGAACCACCATGGATTATTTTGAATTCCGCAAACTCAGGATCGCAGACGGTACCAGTCTTCAACGTCTGGGTGACTGTGTCATTGGATCCAATGTTGCGAAGCGACTGCAGCTGAAGTCGGGTGATCGATTAATGTCCGATCCCTTGAATGTATTCGATCTATCAGGAAACTACCCTCTCAAGATGCAGGTCGTGGGAGTGTTGGACCAGGCATACTCTCCCGATGACGATGCTGTTTTTGTCGATCTGAAGACGGAATGGATTATCTCCGGTATCGGACATGGTCATCAGAGTATCAATGCAGAAACAGATCAAGATCTGGTATTAAATAAGCAGGGGCAAAGCATAATCGCAAACGCCGCAGTACCCCAGTTCAATGAAGTAACCGAAGACAATCTGGCGTCATTTCACTTTCATGGTGAGATCGAGTCGTTTCCTGTAACTTCGATGATCCTGATTCCGACTGATCCGAAATCGGAAGTGCTGCTGCTGGGGATGTATGATACAAAAGAGTCTGCCATTCAGTTGATTCGCCCCGTCGAGATCGTAAATGAATTACTGCAACTGGTATTTCGCGTCAAACAGCTGTTCGATGCGAATACACTACTGGTGTCGATTTCGGTAGGCTTACTGTTGGCACTGGTGTTTATTCTGTCTTTGAGATTACGCCAGCGCGAACGACGGACGATGTTTCAACTGGGCTGCAGTCGATTGACGATCTGGAAACTGCAACTGACAGAACTGTGTTTCATCCTGGCAGCCAGCCTGATGATCGTTTCGATCCTGACCGCTGTGCTGCGAGTGTATATTCATCAATTAATGCGAATGTGGTTTATTTAA
- a CDS encoding ABC transporter ATP-binding protein, translating to MICLQSIQFRYPQSSFRLSIPQLEIKETEKVAVVGPSGCGKTTLLNLISGILVPDQGTLISCDIDLNTLNDSQRRVYRISKIGFVFQEFELIDYLNVRENILLPYYINQALKLDQNVQDRVQELAVSMQIDQYLNGRIDQISQGERQRVAICRALLPQPEILLADEPTGNLDPANKRLIRDLLLEHAAQTNATLIMVTHDDRLLDQFDRTIDIEQFHEVISAS from the coding sequence ATGATCTGTCTGCAATCGATCCAGTTTCGGTACCCGCAATCTTCATTTCGGCTGAGTATTCCTCAACTGGAAATCAAGGAGACAGAAAAGGTCGCCGTCGTTGGCCCCAGTGGCTGCGGGAAAACCACGCTATTGAATCTGATTTCAGGTATCCTGGTTCCCGATCAGGGTACCCTGATTTCCTGTGACATCGACTTGAATACGCTCAATGACAGTCAGAGACGCGTTTATCGAATTTCGAAAATCGGCTTTGTTTTTCAGGAATTTGAGTTAATCGACTATCTGAATGTACGCGAAAATATTCTGCTTCCGTATTATATCAATCAGGCGTTGAAGCTGGATCAGAACGTGCAGGACCGTGTACAGGAATTAGCGGTTTCCATGCAGATCGATCAATATTTAAATGGTCGGATCGATCAGATCTCTCAAGGGGAACGTCAGCGAGTCGCCATCTGTCGGGCCCTGTTGCCTCAACCAGAAATCCTGTTAGCCGATGAGCCAACCGGGAATCTTGATCCCGCGAACAAACGTTTGATTCGTGATTTACTGCTGGAACATGCTGCGCAGACCAATGCGACCCTGATTATGGTGACGCACGATGATCGTCTGTTAGACCAGTTTGACCGTACGATAGACATCGAGCAGTTCCACGAGGTGATATCAGCGTCATGA
- a CDS encoding proton-conducting transporter transmembrane domain-containing protein: MIPELHLPWMELSILITLLGALWVRMIHDRDKAYRSCLLICGLVFLTSVCEWIDFESLHAFEARDHLNIFKLLFNKNFFIVDELSAPLLPLAALLYLLTVLSTLKTKGHRFSFSSTLLSESILLATLSSRELWGIILLLSVATILPYLEIKAHKRSTRVYVLHMGLFIALLVVGGVLSSFSEAGDSISLIAGAFLTTAALLRSGIIPLHCWMTDLFEKTTFGTALLFVAPMTGAYAVVRLVFPIAPDWALQGIALVSLTTAVYAACMTLVQREARRFFCYLFLSHSSLVLVGLEMATPLGLTGGLCVWISVGISLAGFALTFRSIEARIGRISLVEYHGLYDHTPTLAALFLVTGLASIGFPGTVGFIGTELLIEGAIEVYPLVGTAVVIAAALNSIAILQAYFRVFTGGRHTSSISLRARPSEHVAILILVALILGGGLYPQPGVTSRNHAAIELIHLRETIFRKSEIDSKISEIDLPESEQP; this comes from the coding sequence ATGATACCCGAACTCCATCTTCCCTGGATGGAACTATCGATCCTGATCACACTGCTTGGCGCACTTTGGGTCAGAATGATACATGATCGAGACAAGGCCTACAGGAGTTGCCTCCTGATCTGCGGTCTGGTTTTTCTCACATCTGTCTGTGAATGGATTGACTTCGAAAGCCTGCATGCTTTTGAAGCACGAGACCATTTGAATATCTTTAAACTGCTCTTTAATAAAAACTTCTTTATCGTGGACGAACTCAGTGCGCCTTTGCTTCCCCTGGCAGCTCTGCTGTATCTGCTTACCGTTCTTTCAACGTTAAAAACCAAGGGGCACCGTTTTTCATTCAGCAGTACACTGCTGTCAGAATCTATTCTGTTAGCTACGTTGAGCAGCCGGGAATTATGGGGGATTATCCTGCTACTCTCTGTAGCTACGATACTACCTTACCTGGAAATCAAAGCCCATAAACGATCGACCCGCGTGTATGTTCTGCATATGGGTCTCTTTATCGCTTTATTAGTTGTCGGAGGAGTCCTTTCCAGCTTCAGTGAGGCCGGTGATTCGATCTCGCTGATTGCAGGGGCTTTTCTGACGACTGCCGCTCTGCTACGCAGTGGCATCATTCCATTACACTGCTGGATGACGGATCTCTTTGAGAAAACAACCTTCGGTACTGCATTACTGTTTGTCGCTCCGATGACTGGAGCCTATGCGGTAGTGAGACTGGTTTTTCCGATTGCCCCAGATTGGGCATTACAGGGCATCGCCCTGGTTTCATTGACAACCGCCGTTTATGCCGCCTGTATGACTCTGGTGCAACGGGAAGCGCGACGATTCTTCTGTTATCTGTTTTTAAGTCACTCGTCACTTGTGCTGGTCGGGTTAGAAATGGCGACCCCCCTGGGGTTAACGGGAGGACTCTGTGTCTGGATTTCCGTCGGAATCTCGCTGGCAGGATTTGCTTTGACATTCCGTTCCATCGAAGCCAGAATCGGGCGAATTTCTCTCGTAGAATACCACGGACTTTATGACCACACTCCCACATTGGCAGCTTTGTTTCTGGTAACCGGCCTGGCATCAATTGGCTTTCCCGGAACGGTGGGATTCATCGGAACCGAACTACTTATTGAGGGAGCTATTGAAGTTTACCCCCTCGTTGGAACGGCTGTTGTGATTGCTGCCGCGTTAAACAGTATTGCTATTTTGCAGGCCTATTTTCGCGTCTTTACCGGAGGACGGCACACCTCTTCCATTTCGCTCCGTGCACGACCTTCAGAACATGTGGCGATTTTAATTCTGGTAGCCCTGATCCTGGGTGGAGGACTGTATCCACAACCGGGAGTCACTTCCAGAAATCATGCCGCCATAGAACTGATTCATCTGCGAGAAACCATTTTCCGTAAATCAGAGATTGATTCAAAGATCAGCGAAATCGATTTACCGGAATCAGAACAACCCTGA
- a CDS encoding TatD family hydrolase, with amino-acid sequence MQIIQPHYHAIARTAQDYERMAMSGVVAVAEPAFWAGFDRLYPETFIDYFHQISEFEPTRAAEYGIKHYCWVAVNPKEAENPELSREVLKHMPEFYKKPTVLGVGEIGFHKTTKNEEEIFEAQVEQAIKYDQLILIHTPHLQDKVRGTKRTLEVLSHMNVNPERVWIDHVEEHTIREPLEAGYWVGFTLYPITKCTPKRAVDMLEMYGHERILVNSSADWGPSDPFTLQECVVQYRARGYSVQDAIEVFHNNPARFLGQNPKFDIKPVRLETIEENSENLVQN; translated from the coding sequence ATGCAAATCATTCAACCTCATTATCACGCGATCGCCCGTACAGCCCAGGACTACGAACGCATGGCCATGTCCGGCGTAGTTGCCGTTGCGGAACCTGCATTCTGGGCCGGCTTTGACCGTCTGTATCCGGAAACGTTTATTGATTATTTTCACCAGATCAGTGAATTCGAACCAACGCGTGCCGCCGAGTATGGCATCAAGCATTACTGCTGGGTTGCCGTGAACCCCAAAGAAGCAGAGAACCCGGAACTCAGCCGCGAAGTGCTCAAGCACATGCCCGAGTTTTATAAGAAACCGACTGTACTGGGTGTAGGCGAAATCGGTTTTCACAAAACCACTAAGAACGAAGAAGAGATTTTCGAAGCACAGGTCGAACAGGCCATCAAATATGATCAGTTGATTCTGATTCATACACCTCACCTGCAGGATAAAGTGCGTGGCACTAAGCGGACACTGGAAGTGCTGTCCCACATGAATGTGAATCCGGAACGGGTCTGGATTGACCATGTCGAAGAGCATACGATCCGTGAGCCTCTGGAAGCTGGCTACTGGGTAGGATTTACATTGTATCCCATTACCAAGTGTACTCCCAAACGAGCCGTTGACATGCTGGAAATGTATGGGCACGAGCGGATCCTGGTGAATTCCTCAGCCGACTGGGGACCCAGCGATCCTTTCACACTCCAGGAGTGTGTCGTGCAGTATCGAGCTCGCGGGTATTCCGTTCAGGATGCCATCGAAGTCTTCCACAACAACCCGGCTCGATTCCTGGGTCAGAATCCCAAGTTTGATATCAAGCCCGTTCGACTGGAAACGATTGAAGAGAACAGTGAAAATTTAGTTCAGAACTGA
- a CDS encoding metal ABC transporter substrate-binding protein, translating to MMQPVFKVFSLYLLLMISACQSKTDEVQQQAAEESPRLVVVVNYPLQFIVESLVGPEFQIMNPVPPNENPETWLPGNTTTQTIQQADLIVTNGADFADWVKKLSLPRSKVLRTSLVIKDALITVPDFEVHSHGAGGAHSHAGTVAFFWLDPRLMARQAEAIAERLIKLDPGSEKTIRVNLEKLNDSLKPLNHQLDQLREDYPGLNWYSRRPVYQYLAKRCDWTMHHLHWKSNEKPNQEDWKQLKTLQKQQKISLMLCESEPTEELVRELAEQGITVFTLDPLTVAPAQGDYVSNMQQQLTHLQMFLKQQQKNPLQKTNDDADSL from the coding sequence ATGATGCAGCCTGTATTCAAAGTATTCAGTTTGTACTTATTGCTGATGATTTCTGCGTGTCAGTCAAAAACGGATGAGGTCCAGCAGCAGGCAGCAGAGGAGAGTCCCCGGCTTGTCGTCGTGGTCAATTATCCGCTGCAGTTTATTGTCGAGTCACTGGTCGGGCCGGAGTTTCAAATTATGAATCCGGTGCCCCCGAATGAGAATCCGGAAACCTGGCTGCCCGGCAATACGACGACCCAGACCATTCAGCAGGCGGACCTGATTGTTACCAATGGTGCCGACTTTGCGGACTGGGTTAAAAAACTCTCTCTGCCTCGCTCAAAGGTCTTACGAACTTCCCTGGTGATTAAAGATGCTTTGATTACCGTTCCCGATTTTGAAGTTCACAGCCATGGAGCAGGTGGGGCGCACTCGCATGCGGGGACGGTCGCTTTTTTCTGGCTCGATCCCCGGTTGATGGCAAGGCAGGCGGAAGCGATTGCAGAACGCTTGATCAAACTGGATCCCGGATCGGAAAAAACGATCAGAGTCAATTTGGAAAAACTGAATGATTCATTAAAACCGTTAAACCACCAGTTGGATCAGCTGCGGGAAGATTATCCGGGACTGAACTGGTATTCCCGTCGGCCCGTTTATCAGTATCTCGCCAAACGATGTGACTGGACAATGCATCATCTGCACTGGAAATCAAATGAAAAACCGAACCAGGAGGACTGGAAGCAGCTCAAGACTTTACAAAAGCAACAGAAAATATCTCTGATGCTGTGTGAATCGGAGCCAACAGAGGAACTGGTCCGTGAATTAGCAGAGCAGGGGATTACCGTATTCACACTGGATCCTCTGACAGTCGCACCTGCACAGGGGGATTATGTCAGTAACATGCAGCAGCAGTTAACCCATCTGCAAATGTTTCTGAAACAGCAGCAAAAAAATCCACTCCAGAAAACCAATGATGATGCAGATTCGCTTTGA
- the mog gene encoding molybdopterin adenylyltransferase → MPHSNIARIGIVTVSDRASRGEYEDRGGPAIQDYLTEVLTSDWLPLARVIPDELQTITKTLKELCDQEQCCLVVTTGGTGPAKRDITPEATLAVSEKEMPGFGELMRKVSLEKVPTAILSRQTAVIRGGTLIINLPGQPKAIQECLDAVFPAVPYCIDLLEGPFLETDEARLKAFRPKKK, encoded by the coding sequence GTGCCACATTCAAATATTGCCCGCATTGGAATTGTAACCGTTTCCGACCGCGCCAGTCGTGGCGAATATGAAGACCGCGGCGGCCCTGCGATCCAGGACTATCTTACGGAAGTTCTGACAAGTGACTGGCTGCCTCTCGCACGCGTCATTCCCGATGAACTGCAGACGATTACAAAGACTCTGAAAGAACTCTGCGATCAGGAACAGTGCTGCCTGGTAGTCACCACGGGTGGGACCGGCCCGGCAAAGCGGGATATCACTCCCGAAGCAACACTGGCTGTTTCTGAAAAAGAGATGCCAGGCTTTGGAGAGTTGATGCGAAAAGTCTCCCTGGAAAAAGTACCGACCGCGATCCTGTCCCGACAGACGGCCGTCATCCGGGGAGGAACTCTGATCATCAACTTACCAGGTCAACCCAAGGCGATTCAGGAATGTCTGGACGCTGTATTCCCCGCTGTGCCCTACTGTATTGATCTGTTAGAAGGTCCCTTTCTGGAAACAGATGAAGCACGCCTGAAAGCGTTTCGCCCTAAAAAGAAATAG
- a CDS encoding DUF2231 domain-containing protein: MNAAQVHLMTVHVPIVGCWGLSILFLLAWIFRDERLFKICCWLLLTILLIATVAYFSGPLAYELLEQQVKLNTETVEFHAVLARSCLLAMVVLAMVVGNALVQGFQGEKIPRWQRAIILTGTIAIAVFWSAAAHWGGLIRHPEIGFSKPEPAAISDPTPPMNQP; the protein is encoded by the coding sequence ATGAATGCCGCTCAGGTCCATCTGATGACGGTACACGTCCCCATCGTCGGTTGCTGGGGACTTTCAATCCTGTTCCTGCTGGCCTGGATCTTCCGCGACGAGCGTCTGTTTAAGATCTGTTGCTGGCTGTTATTGACGATCCTGCTGATCGCAACAGTGGCTTACTTTTCCGGGCCCCTCGCTTACGAACTGCTGGAACAGCAGGTTAAACTGAATACCGAGACGGTGGAATTCCATGCGGTGCTCGCACGCTCCTGCCTGTTAGCGATGGTCGTGCTGGCGATGGTCGTGGGAAATGCCCTGGTTCAGGGATTTCAGGGAGAGAAGATTCCCCGCTGGCAGCGTGCCATCATTCTGACAGGTACGATTGCCATCGCTGTTTTCTGGAGTGCCGCCGCCCACTGGGGCGGCCTGATTCGACATCCGGAGATCGGTTTTTCCAAACCGGAACCTGCTGCGATCTCTGATCCAACGCCCCCGATGAATCAGCCCTGA